The stretch of DNA gtgtcgggttcgtgtcgtgttttcatgtcacgtccatattttgaaagtttaagtatatttatgtgatggaggatcaagaaaaaataggattaatttagtaaacaggtcattcgtgtcgggttcgtgtttagagaggtcaaccctaacccaacccaattaaatatcgtgtggTGTTCGTGTCGATCCACTTACAAAATGGGTTATTaagtctcaacccaaacccgttaatttcgtgtcgggttcgtgtcttgttttcgtgtcgtgtcattgtttgccacCTCTACATGACCCCCACTCAACCCACGACACAACCACCCTACCATCTCCCTAGGTCAGGCCACGAATGTGGGTCAAAAACCCGTCTAAAAGTCGGTACCAAAAcaggacaacaacaacaactagaTCTCGGTCAAACTGAGCCATGGTGGTCAACGGCGAGTCCTAGGGCGGGTCAAGGTCGAGGCGGGTCACCgatattaattaactaatatataaactagtgtaagacggtcttaccattattattaccattattattattattattattattattattattattattattattattattattattattattattattattattattattaatattgttattattgttattattgttattgttattgttattatattattgttgttattgttgttgttgttgttgttgttgttgttgttgttgttgttgttgttgttgttgttgttgttattattattattattattattttatttttattgttattgttattgttattgttattgttattgttattgttattagtattagtattattaaattgttgttgttattgttgttgttattgttgttattattattattattactattattgttgttactattttttttttttttttggtgacgaggaggttggatcctccccGGATACAGGATATTGTTGTTACTATTACtattaatattagtattattaaattattgtcgttgttattattgttgttattgttgttattattgttattattgttatattccgtctcatacataattcgtaaaacaatataaaatatatatttataaagtacggggtattacagtcttccccccttaaaatgaacttcgtccccgaagttcgcttCACTCTCTCCTTTTCTCAAGTCTCTTCAAGTCTCATCACCGATTCTCAAGTATTCTCTCGAGGTTCTTACTGTCATCACTCTCAATAAGATGGATACTCACAAAGGGAGCGCTAAATCTTCACTTATGCTCAAAAGGAGAAGCCCTTGTTATTTAGTGTTGGATGAAATCTCTTATAAGCTTCTTATGATCTCCTCATTTTATCAACGCGAGACAATTTTTTTAACATTTTATGGGATGTTATAATTCTTACCCACAATATAGTGCgattattttgaaaaaaataaataaaaagaaaataaataaacgggAAAAAGCGAGTGAAATTTTACTTTAATTAATTAAGAACATTATTTTAATATGGCTGGTACCTAATTTAATGAGTTAAGGCTAAGACAAGGACccgaactatttttttttttttttttttccagttaaTGACCTATTCTATTAAATTTTCCAGCTAAGGAACTCCCTTGTCCATTCTGTTAACTCTCCCCgttaatttttgtaataaaagTAGGTCAAGGCCAATTAACCCTCTGATGGATTATATTTTTAGGTCTGTTCTTCGAATTTTTTTTCTTGAAAATATAATTAATGAGAAAATTATGTTTATGAACTGGAAACTACCGTAGCATTACATCATACGCAATTGAAAAATTTAgcggaaaaaaaaacaaattagatAACGAAATCGAAAAGCTTATCTATCTCTTCGAATAAGAAGGAACAAGCAACTAATATATCTCTTCAAATTTTCGTTTCATAAAATTGCACTTAATGAATCCGCCACCAATACCTATTTACATACGTCATCGTTAGAGTAAGCATGTTCGTTATTATCAAAGTGAAACAGTAAATGAAATTCCTTAAACATGTGTGAACAACAGTATTTCAATTTTCAAGAAaacaaattctcactttagacaGGACACTATTCATTTAAAACTGTAAATAGTTGGTGTCTCCATGGGCGGACCCAAGTATAAGCTTGGTATAGCAAAtgctacaccaaaaaaaaaaaattgtaagagAAAAATTTAATTTGCTACaccataattaattatttactacTCAATAATTAATTCTTTCAACAGTAATTATGGTCTTTATACTCAAAAGATGCGTGGGTCTTTCTTAATCCCCAAATTCAGCCTATTTAATACACCTACTTCATTGTTCATTCATGTTTTGTAAAACGTTTCAGTTTCCAAATTAATAATCTTTCTTTATCAATCTCCTTTTCTACCGTACACTAATATCAATTAGCCAGCCAAATTTCCTAAATTAACAGTTCTCACTCTCCAAAACGATATATTTACTTATTTTAGTGTCATGTAATATTTCAATTAATTTGAACAATTTACgaaatattttaaataatattttgactaaaattttcattttttggAATATTTTCTCGACTTTTCATTCTTGTTATCACgtgattatataaataaaatgtcgGTCAGAAATTGAATTAATGCAAATTCATTGTGAGAGATAAATTGTTTTGATAGTAATGCACATTCTCTTCTCAAATACGATCACTAATTCATCCTCAGCATGAAATGCTCGCATTTGCTCTTTTTTAAGTATTGCTTTTTTTCTCTTTTACATAAATATTTATTtgttattaaattataaaaaaaaaaatatacaaagaATGTATATTTGATCGATCTTGATTCGAATTTCAAAATCTAAGAGTGAATTTAAGTTTTGAACAAAGCGTGAGCTCGATTTAAATCTAGTCATTGTTAATGACGTTCAATTAGTTAGCCACTATTTTTGTTAACGCGCTAATCTTGCTACACAAAAAACAAATCCCTGGGTCCGCCTCTGAGTGTCTCTCTCACAAAATAAGAGCAGATAGTGTAAGTAGGTAGGAAATATACACTCCCACTTGTCCTCTTACtcgcattttgtgagagggctaCTATCCGTTTACAGCTTTAAACGGATAGTCTACATCTACCATGAGACGGATTATTAAAGTATATATAAACTCAATACCCAAATTACAACATTGTTGTCTTTTGCATCCAAGGAAATGGCTAAGTTCCTCCGGAGCAACGTTTTTTTACGTTCTTCATCTACTCTCAAAATGCATCCATTCAACTCCCGTGATACTGTTAGATATCCTTTGACAATAAAGTGTCTCCCACAAAACACCAACTCCGCGGGCAGCCCGTCTAAAGTTGGTTCTTCAACAAAGCACCAACTCCGCGGGCAGCCCGCAGTAAATGTAGCGGCCGACGACACCAATAACTACAACCCAGCCGATCTCCGACTAGACAACATGCCGAAACACGTAGCAATAATGTTGGATGGAAACAGAAGGTGGCTGAAGGCACGTGACAAACCCTTAAGCTATGAGCCCTTCTTTGAAGCCAATCTTGTATTTGTTGACCTTTGTATCAAATGGGGGATTCCTACTGCCAGTTCCTTGGTCTATACTCTTAAAAACTTGGAACGAGGCCAAGTGAGTTtttatatacttcctccatttttcTATTTTCATTTGCTATTTGGAAGTTAAAATTCCCCCACTTTGATCGTAAATATGAGTTAAGGGTAAGATAAGGATCCGAATTTTACAATTTTTTTCCGTTAAGGACCtcaacgatttttttttttttttttgttaaggaCCTTAACACTAACACCGTTAAACTTTCGTTATATTTCTAACATTAAAATAGATTTTAATAACAaatatattttatgaaaatacttgtatattttataacgcaaaatattttataaaaatagatTTTAACAACCaatatattttatgaaaataattaTATGTTTTGACCATCAAAATTAATGAAGGCAAGAGTTATGGGTAAGACAAGAACTCGAACATTGTTTCAGCATTATATCAAATATTGTTTAGGCATACAATAAACAATAGAAACATCATATCACAACAATCAGTAGGATTATTGCAAGACAAAGTTATCCAATTGAGCAGTTAGGTTCACGCATTCAGCTATGACTTGAGAACTTATGGAGGTAATTGGTCTGATAGTTTTGATTTGTGATAGTTTTGATTTGTGAAGCAAAAAGGAGCTTAATATCTTGTAGTTTGCATTTTGGGTTGTTTTGCTATGTCACAAAGATTAATGGTTATGTGTGTTGCTCTTAGCTTAATTAATTTTGACTGTTAAAAATTTTCATAAAATAGATTGGTTGTTAAAATCTATTTAAATGTTAGAAACGTAACCGAAACTTAACGGTGTTAGTATTAAGGTCCTTAACAGGAAAAAATAATCGTTGAGGTCCTTAACGGAAAAATATTGCAAAGTTCAGGTTCTTGTCTTACCCTTAACTCTCGTAAATATGTTGGAGAATAAAAATAGTACGtactccttttttttttatattccctccgtcatggtcatttgtttacctattctattTTGAGGTGTCTCAGCCAAttatttacctttctattttgggaatgtCTTTGAAGGACAATTTGATCatccacactcaatttggtcgaTTTGTTATCCTATAATTGGCCTCCCCTTCTTTTCtcggtctttgtgccaaaatcaaaaataaacaaatgactgtGACGGAGGGAATATATGTCATTATAACATTTCAAAATATctccaaatataagattaaatatTAGTATTATATTTATCATATGAAAGGGCTTTTTGATAAAAAAATTATTggtatatttttttaatttttgaacaAGTAttgttgtaaatattaaagtcgaAAGTTTACCTTGAAAAACGTCATATAAACATTTACACTTATTATCAAAGACACGTTTTCATATAAACATTTACACTTATTATCAAAGACatgtttcacaaaaaaaaaattgacaaaaaaaagCAACATATAAATGTACCAAAAAAATATGGACAGAGTTCAATTTTAAATACtgtaataaagcaaagaaagaaaataaaaaatcaaagGAGGGTGTGTTCTTTCAtgattttaaatttgataaaaaataTTATAGCATATTTATCTCATTCAAATACGAGATGATTCGTGAAAACATTTTAGATGACCTCACAAATCACAATAATATCTATTTTCCTTCTAATCGTAGGAAGCAAATGATATCATGTTTGGGCAACTCGAAATTTTCTTAGAACAAAATAGACGACAATTTATCAGGTAATAACTTACTGCTCATCCGTTTGAAAATTGAAAGAAAATTATTACTCGTAGGTGTTACTGAAATATATGATATCATTACTCAGCTACATGCAATtcaaattacaataattataatagtaaATTAGAAATTACTGCCCGTTACATACCAGCTTTCTAAAATAActcaattttataattttttttttaaattagtcCCTTAAATATGCATTTTTGTCAAAAACTGCTTTAAACTCCAACTTAAGTCACTTATTCCGTTATTTTTTAAACTTATTATGTTTGTGGTTTAACCAATTTATACTTTGAAATGTATAACAATGTATAATAAATTTAAAAACAGACGGAATAAGTTATCTAATTTGGAGTTTtggaacatttttttttttataaaagtacatcttaagggagtaatttaaaaaaaattgtaaaaaagGAGTTATTTTAAAAAACTGGTATGTAAAAGGGAAGTAATTGTTAAGTGAAATTTGGCACCCGCTCCCACTGAAATTTGAAAAATCTGAAGTTTTTAGTCAAATTTTCCTTAGAGAATTTATAGTTCGCCCCCTAACAGggaatcctggctccgccactgtgtATATGATCAAATTATCCTTTAAAAATATTCCCAATATAGAAGGGTAAATAACTGAATGAGACATCCTGAAATGTACTGTAATATGTACACAAATGACCTAGACGGAGGGAATATAACTTTAAGAAATGAAACACACAGAAAAGGAATACAACTGAAGGTGATTGGAGAAAGGACGTTGTTGCCACAAACAGTGCAATGGAAGATAGCAGAAGTGGAAGAGGCAACAAGAGAATGTACAAATTTAGAGTTTATGTTAGCCGTATGCTACGCAGGAACAAGAGATATAGTACAAGCAACGAAGAGTATATGTGAAAAGGTCAAAAATGGGGTGATCGAGACCAAAGCCATAGACGAAGCGCTACTAGAAAGCGAGCTTTGGACGGGAGGTTCCCGTGCTCCACCAGTTGATCTACTAATTCGTACAAGTGGTCGGCTTCGAGTCAGCGACTACTTAATGTGGCAAATGGCACAAGCGGAGCTCTACTTCTCCAACGTTTACGCACCTGAGTTTGATGAGGTTGAGTTTGCTCACGCCATACACTCATTTCAGCTTAGGGAAAGAACCTTCGGCAAGTGATTATTATTTCGTAAGGAATATGAAatcattataataataaaattcacaATGTAGTAGTAATATTATGATACTTTTGAACTAAAATATGGATTTGGATATGATATTATGAAATAATCATCTAAGTCATAGTTTATTGTATTGTCTGAAATATATCTTTATGATGTATTATTGTAGTTATAGATTAAGCTTCTAATAATTATTCTCTTGTAATAATTGCTATATAAGAAACAATTGGCATCGATAGTACTGACAGGCTATCGCGTGGACCTATTAAAAATACCTTGCCTTCTCTAACTACGTAATTAGTGAAAGTCGGGATGAAATTCACAAGTTCGTCGGGTAACAATTCAGTTTGTTATTGTTTAATTAAactaaagaataaataaataaataaataaataaataagggtgaaatcaagtataaaaatATGAGAAGAAGGGGTTAGGGTCGTCAGTTCAATAAGAAAATCTCATGACTAATTAAAGGTCTCTAATTTAACTAGTCTTGTAAATCAATATAAAGGGTAGTGACAAAGAGATCATTAATCGCCCTAAAACATACCTAAAGAGCTCTCGCCAACGGACCGGCAATCGTGGTGATTTTACTAACATGTACCTTTATCATGTCCTTTGCATAGTCATGGGGCCCGCTTGGATGGCTTATACTAGTGGAATATTCTCCATTGAAACAAGAACAATAGATTTGGCCTTTTGAGTGAATTCAAACATGTTGTTCACCTTCTTAATCGCACAAGCCTTCCTTTCCATGGTTTGCCATATGCGAGCCTACATCTTCATCCAGGGGCGGAGCCACATATGTAGTAGGCTATATGGACTCCCAACAAGATTTTCATTGAAATACTTTTTAGTTTACTGCATGTACATAGTATCAAAGTGGCAGAGATGGTAAAGTTGACAATTAATGCATTAATGTAACAAACCTGGGTTCGAGTCTCCATTCAAGCATTTTATTTAATCCACTGTTAactaattaaattgattaatttcATATTTTTCTTAATTAGGTTTTAGTTTTAAATTTAATAAGGCTTCATTGGTATGGGATGAAGGTATTGGTTCACATGGCATGTCGCTGACGACATGGGAGTGTGCCGAACAAAACAATGGCGGTTACAATCGCAATAATGGAATATCCTATCAGCGTCAGAACAACAGTGTGACGCAGAACTCGGCAGCCAAGCCGACTATTTCGACTACCACGGTTCAGGGTGGAGGCCTGAAAAGCAATGGGAAAATTTTTATGATGGGCAAGCAGGAAGCGGAGAATGATACTCACGTTGTCACCGTTACTTTTCTTGTTGATAACACG from Silene latifolia isolate original U9 population chromosome 10, ASM4854445v1, whole genome shotgun sequence encodes:
- the LOC141607058 gene encoding uncharacterized protein LOC141607058, giving the protein MAKFLRSNVFLRSSSTLKMHPFNSRDTVRYPLTIKCLPQNTNSAGSPSKVGSSTKHQLRGQPAVNVAADDTNNYNPADLRLDNMPKHVAIMLDGNRRWLKARDKPLSYEPFFEANLVFVDLCIKWGIPTASSLVYTLKNLERGQEANDIMFGQLEIFLEQNRRQFIRKGIQLKVIGERTLLPQTVQWKIAEVEEATRECTNLEFMLAVCYAGTRDIVQATKSICEKVKNGVIETKAIDEALLESELWTGGSRAPPVDLLIRTSGRLRVSDYLMWQMAQAELYFSNVYAPEFDEVEFAHAIHSFQLRERTFGK